A section of the Clostridium omnivorum genome encodes:
- a CDS encoding LacI family DNA-binding transcriptional regulator yields the protein MAVTINDIAKAAGVAPSTVSRVVNDSPLISEETKIRIRAILKEMNYTPNSIGKQLAMQSSFNVGFLINTSSKDNFLDPFFYDIIGGAQSIVLSSAYDLTLGNISYLDSNEHFLNKFVYSKKVDGLIIHVSIVNKDIIQELNESEFPYVIIGKPKEKNKASWVDIDNTVGGELAANHLLEQGYTNIAFIGGTKDEPVSFSRLLGYKKVLDKLDIRENQGYIKGGLGTEEDGYRLMRDLLSMDNPPDAVICINNYTAFGVLKAVKEKGLRIPEDIGILTFDNFPLAPYMDPPLTCLKINTFELGKVAGEILMDKLKNKTNTFENKLLIPELIVRESSLRK from the coding sequence ATGGCTGTTACAATTAATGATATAGCAAAAGCTGCAGGGGTAGCCCCTTCTACAGTGTCTAGAGTTGTAAATGATAGTCCTCTTATTTCCGAGGAAACAAAGATTAGAATTAGAGCTATTCTTAAAGAGATGAACTATACACCAAATAGTATTGGAAAGCAATTGGCCATGCAAAGTAGTTTTAATGTAGGCTTTTTAATAAATACCTCTAGCAAGGATAACTTTTTAGATCCTTTTTTTTATGATATTATTGGAGGTGCTCAAAGCATAGTTCTCTCCAGTGCCTATGATCTTACTCTAGGCAATATAAGTTATTTAGATTCAAATGAGCATTTTTTAAATAAATTCGTTTATAGCAAAAAGGTAGATGGTCTTATAATACATGTTTCAATTGTAAATAAGGATATCATACAGGAGTTAAATGAAAGTGAATTTCCTTATGTTATAATTGGTAAGCCAAAGGAAAAGAATAAAGCTAGCTGGGTAGATATAGATAATACTGTTGGCGGTGAATTAGCAGCAAATCATCTTTTAGAACAAGGATATACTAATATAGCCTTCATTGGTGGCACAAAGGATGAACCTGTTTCCTTCAGCAGACTTCTAGGCTACAAAAAAGTATTAGATAAGCTGGATATAAGAGAAAATCAAGGTTACATAAAAGGTGGTTTAGGTACAGAAGAGGATGGCTACAGACTTATGAGGGACTTATTATCCATGGATAATCCACCCGATGCAGTAATTTGCATAAACAATTATACTGCCTTTGGCGTGCTTAAAGCTGTAAAAGAAAAAGGACTAAGAATTCCTGAGGATATAGGAATATTAACTTTTGATAATTTTCCATTAGCACCTTATATGGATCCACCTCTTACTTGTCTGAAGATTAATACCTTTGAACTAGGAAAAGTTGCTGGAGAAATACTTATGGATAAGCTAAAGAATAAAACTAATACCTTTGAAAATAAACTGCTTATCCCTGAACTTATTGTCCGGGAATCCAGTCTAAGAAAATAA